A single window of Psychromonas ingrahamii 37 DNA harbors:
- the upp gene encoding uracil phosphoribosyltransferase — protein MKVIEVKHPLIQHKIGLMREADISTKRFREIAREVGSLLTYEATKNLELETVKIQGWNGEVEVQQIKGKKATVVPILRAGLGMMDGVLEHMPSAKISVVGIYRDEKTLEPVPYFQKLVSNIDERLAIVVDPMLATGGSMISTIDLIKKAGCTRIVVLVLVAAPEGLKALEAAHPDLEVYTASIDDHLDEQGYIVPGLGDAGDKIFGTK, from the coding sequence ATGAAAGTAATTGAAGTAAAGCATCCGCTGATTCAACACAAAATAGGCTTGATGCGTGAAGCTGACATTAGTACTAAACGTTTTCGCGAAATAGCGCGCGAAGTTGGCAGTTTACTAACTTATGAAGCGACCAAAAATCTGGAACTTGAAACAGTCAAAATTCAAGGTTGGAATGGAGAAGTAGAAGTACAGCAGATTAAAGGTAAAAAAGCGACTGTGGTACCTATCTTGCGTGCTGGTTTAGGTATGATGGATGGCGTGTTGGAACATATGCCAAGCGCAAAAATTAGTGTTGTTGGTATTTATCGCGATGAAAAAACCCTAGAGCCGGTGCCTTATTTTCAAAAATTAGTGAGCAATATTGATGAACGGTTAGCCATTGTTGTTGATCCCATGCTTGCGACGGGTGGATCTATGATTTCCACCATTGATTTAATCAAAAAAGCTGGGTGTACTAGAATTGTTGTACTTGTTTTAGTGGCTGCACCAGAAGGTTTAAAAGCATTAGAAGCCGCACATCCTGATCTTGAAGTTTACACCGCGTCTATTGATGATCACTTAGATGAACAGGGTTATATTGTACCTGGTCTTGGTGATGCTGGTGATAAAATTTTTGGTACAAAATAA
- a CDS encoding uracil-xanthine permease family protein: MTARTDSELGTPEKEIVEDVTADFNAFQQALAGSQMLFVAFGALVLMPLITGLDPNVALFTAGIGTLLFHLVTKGKVPIFLASSFAFIAPIAYGIQTWGIPGTMSGLFVAGLVYMLMSYAVKLRGVDFIHRLLPPVVVGPVIMVIGLSLAPVAVNMALGKAGDGSFVLIEQNTAMIISFSSLICTLLVATKAKGVFKLLPILSGVVLGYSLSLFFGVVDFSPVGNAAWLSIPNFVAPEWNWQAVLFMIPVAIAPAVEHVGDILAISNVTGKDFLKKPGLHRTLFGDGLATSAASLFGGPPNTTYSEVTGAVMLTRNFNPKIMIWAAVIAILLAFIGKFGAILQTIPSAVMGGILILLFGTIASVGLNTLIRHQVDLSNSRNLCIVSVVLVFGIGGMAFDFGDFSLQGVSLCALVAIFLNMVLPKTKS; this comes from the coding sequence ATGACTGCTCGTACCGATTCTGAATTGGGAACACCAGAAAAAGAAATAGTTGAGGACGTGACTGCTGACTTTAATGCATTTCAGCAAGCCTTGGCTGGATCACAAATGTTATTTGTAGCATTTGGTGCCTTAGTATTAATGCCATTAATCACTGGACTTGATCCAAATGTTGCCTTATTTACGGCTGGTATTGGTACTTTATTATTCCATTTAGTGACCAAAGGGAAAGTGCCAATATTTTTGGCATCTTCATTCGCCTTTATTGCTCCCATTGCTTATGGCATTCAAACCTGGGGAATTCCCGGTACTATGTCGGGATTATTTGTAGCTGGCCTTGTTTATATGCTGATGTCATATGCGGTTAAACTTCGTGGTGTTGATTTTATTCATCGCTTATTACCGCCTGTTGTTGTTGGACCCGTGATCATGGTGATTGGTTTAAGCCTTGCGCCTGTTGCTGTGAATATGGCACTGGGTAAAGCGGGTGATGGTAGTTTTGTTTTAATAGAACAAAATACAGCAATGATCATCTCTTTCTCTTCACTTATCTGCACTTTATTAGTGGCGACTAAAGCGAAAGGCGTTTTTAAATTACTGCCTATTCTCTCAGGGGTCGTGCTTGGCTATAGCCTGTCATTGTTCTTTGGCGTGGTTGATTTCAGTCCGGTCGGTAATGCAGCTTGGTTGAGTATACCCAACTTTGTCGCGCCGGAATGGAACTGGCAAGCTGTCTTATTTATGATTCCGGTGGCAATTGCCCCCGCAGTTGAACATGTTGGCGATATTCTTGCTATTAGTAATGTAACGGGTAAAGATTTTTTGAAAAAACCAGGTCTACATCGTACTTTGTTTGGTGATGGTCTGGCGACTAGTGCTGCTTCATTATTTGGCGGCCCCCCTAATACGACTTATTCAGAGGTAACCGGTGCGGTTATGTTAACCCGTAACTTCAATCCTAAAATAATGATTTGGGCTGCTGTTATTGCTATTTTATTAGCTTTTATCGGAAAATTTGGAGCCATATTACAAACTATTCCTTCGGCTGTGATGGGGGGAATTTTAATCTTATTATTTGGGACTATTGCGTCTGTTGGATTAAATACGTTAATCCGTCATCAAGTTGATCTCTCCAATTCGCGTAATTTATGCATTGTCTCTGTCGTTTTAGTTTTTGGAATCGGTGGAATGGCTTTTGATTTTGGTGATTTTAGCCTGCAAGGGGTCAGTTTATGCGCGCTTGTTGCAATATTTCTAAATATGGTTTTACCCAAGACAAAATCATAA
- a CDS encoding HAD-IIIC family phosphatase, whose product MFKHQLDSDFILRKKKSIKKELLLKNNLIKKNIAILGGSTISEIKNILELFLLDNGIKVNFYESEYNKYYEDALFGNEDLDKFNPDIVYIHTTNQNIIKYPDLKDSEDEIKILLNNEIQRYKSIWSSLSKFDCAIIQNNFDYTIDRSLGNLDCYDIHGKTYFINQLNNEFAKEARKIKFLYINDINYLSSYIGLKNWFDKSLWHQAKYALSMNSIPELAFNISKIMNAIFGKTKKCLVLDLDNTCWGGVIGDDGVNGIYIGTETAIAESYTSFQKYTKELKQRGITLAVCSKNDFKNAKEGFEHPESVLRFDDFTSFKATWDPKHENIMDIAKEINIGIDSLVFIDDNAVERDIVSSQISSVAVPDVGNDVIHFIDHIDRNGYFEPISLLADDINRNKYYEDNKKRVNEESIFKSYDEFLISLEMTADIKSFSPIYLNRITQLANKTNQFNLTTKKYTAGEIENIASNNEYIKIYGRLIDKYGDNGLIAITIGRIKDNQCHIDLWLMSCRVLKRDMEFAMLDEVVRQCKEQDITEIIGYYYRSAKNNMVSDLYEKFGFLLSNTNNEDTVWKLNISNYENENENENENKNKSIRVNVRMKDELLNIIYKNAPTQEKKIKVLFNEFPQMELDLESFLLNYKKFMLLESISVKDIANSYLEMLDQVFFCRKEFLYSGQYHTQNQNEAFEHTYNDEKVMTNYMLALALSQFLWKHHYKIFTFYKSIVQTFDSKSNILEVGSGHGLFLLEILNHNENLKDIDVVDISKSSIRMTQNILKSMENEYIDKIVFYNYDINLYKTNKKYNFITMGEVLEHVDNPLSILNSLYNLLSEDGELFITSCANCPAIDHVYLFNNVDEIRVLAKKAGFKIKSEMVAPSVDKNDDYLEKNKVDISYAALLTK is encoded by the coding sequence ATGTTTAAACATCAGTTAGATAGTGATTTTATTCTTAGAAAAAAGAAATCCATAAAAAAAGAATTATTATTAAAAAATAATTTAATAAAAAAGAACATAGCTATATTAGGTGGTTCTACTATATCAGAAATAAAAAATATTTTAGAGTTATTTTTATTAGACAATGGAATAAAAGTAAATTTTTATGAATCAGAATATAATAAATATTATGAAGATGCCCTATTTGGCAATGAGGATTTAGATAAATTTAATCCTGATATAGTTTATATACATACAACAAATCAGAATATTATTAAATATCCAGATCTAAAAGATAGTGAAGATGAAATCAAAATACTATTAAATAATGAAATTCAAAGATACAAATCAATATGGAGTTCATTATCTAAATTTGATTGTGCAATAATTCAAAATAATTTTGATTACACAATTGATAGAAGTTTAGGAAATTTAGATTGCTATGACATACATGGTAAAACATATTTTATAAATCAATTAAATAATGAATTTGCAAAAGAAGCAAGAAAAATAAAATTCTTGTATATTAATGACATTAATTATTTATCTTCATATATTGGATTAAAAAATTGGTTTGATAAATCACTATGGCATCAAGCGAAGTATGCTCTTAGTATGAATTCAATTCCAGAATTAGCATTTAATATTAGTAAAATTATGAATGCAATTTTTGGTAAAACAAAAAAATGTCTAGTTTTAGACCTTGACAATACTTGTTGGGGTGGAGTGATTGGAGATGATGGGGTAAATGGTATTTATATAGGGACAGAGACAGCCATTGCTGAATCATATACATCTTTTCAAAAATATACTAAAGAATTAAAACAAAGAGGTATCACTTTAGCTGTATGTTCTAAAAATGATTTTAAAAATGCTAAAGAAGGATTTGAACACCCTGAAAGTGTATTGAGATTTGATGACTTTACTTCATTTAAAGCTACTTGGGACCCTAAGCATGAGAATATTATGGATATAGCAAAAGAGATAAATATTGGAATTGATAGTTTAGTCTTTATAGATGATAATGCAGTGGAAAGAGATATTGTATCATCTCAGATTTCAAGTGTGGCTGTTCCAGATGTGGGTAATGATGTAATACATTTTATAGACCACATAGATAGAAATGGATATTTTGAACCAATATCATTGTTAGCTGATGATATTAATAGAAATAAGTATTATGAAGATAATAAAAAAAGAGTAAATGAAGAATCTATTTTTAAATCTTATGATGAGTTTTTGATTTCATTAGAAATGACAGCAGATATTAAATCTTTCTCTCCAATATACTTAAATAGAATAACACAACTTGCAAATAAAACTAATCAGTTTAATCTGACCACAAAAAAATATACGGCGGGGGAGATAGAGAATATTGCGTCTAACAATGAATACATAAAAATTTATGGAAGATTAATAGATAAATATGGAGATAATGGTTTAATAGCAATAACTATTGGAAGAATAAAAGACAATCAATGTCACATTGATTTATGGCTGATGAGCTGTAGGGTTTTAAAAAGAGATATGGAATTTGCGATGCTTGATGAAGTTGTTAGGCAGTGTAAAGAACAAGATATAACTGAGATAATAGGTTATTATTATAGAAGTGCCAAAAATAATATGGTTTCAGATTTATACGAAAAATTTGGATTTTTACTAAGTAATACAAATAATGAAGATACAGTTTGGAAGCTTAATATTTCAAATTATGAAAATGAAAATGAAAATGAAAATGAAAATAAAAATAAATCTATAAGAGTAAATGTACGTATGAAAGATGAATTATTAAATATTATATACAAAAATGCACCCACTCAAGAGAAGAAAATCAAAGTTTTATTTAACGAGTTCCCTCAAATGGAACTAGACTTAGAATCGTTTTTATTAAATTATAAAAAATTTATGCTTTTAGAAAGTATATCTGTTAAGGATATTGCTAATTCATATTTAGAGATGTTGGATCAAGTCTTTTTTTGTAGAAAAGAATTTTTATATAGTGGCCAGTATCACACTCAAAACCAAAATGAAGCATTTGAACATACTTATAATGATGAAAAGGTTATGACTAATTATATGTTAGCACTAGCTCTATCTCAGTTTTTATGGAAGCACCATTATAAAATATTTACCTTTTATAAGTCTATTGTACAAACTTTTGATAGTAAATCAAATATTTTGGAAGTTGGAAGTGGTCATGGTTTGTTCTTACTTGAAATTTTAAATCATAATGAAAATTTAAAAGATATTGATGTTGTTGATATAAGTAAATCATCTATAAGAATGACACAAAATATACTTAAATCTATGGAGAATGAATATATAGATAAGATAGTTTTTTATAACTACGATATCAACTTATATAAAACAAATAAAAAATATAATTTTATAACTATGGGTGAAGTACTAGAACATGTGGATAATCCATTATCGATATTAAATAGTTTGTATAATCTCCTTAGTGAAGATGGAGAACTTTTTATAACTTCATGTGCAAATTGTCCTGCAATTGATCATGTATATCTTTTTAATAATGTAGATGAAATACGAGTATTAGCAAAAAAAGCTGGATTTAAAATAAAGTCTGAGATGGTTGCTCCATCAGTAGATAAAAACGATGACTACTTAGAAAAAAATAAAGTTGATATATCTTATGCAGCTTTACTTACAAAATAA
- a CDS encoding acyl carrier protein: MDIKNILQELFRDILDIENLVLENKTSANEIEEWDSLAHINLIVAIEREFNIKFALGELQDLKNIGNIMNLISIKIKK; the protein is encoded by the coding sequence ATGGACATAAAAAACATATTACAAGAGTTATTTAGAGATATATTGGACATAGAAAATTTAGTTTTAGAAAATAAAACATCAGCAAATGAGATAGAGGAATGGGACTCTTTGGCCCATATTAATTTAATAGTAGCGATAGAAAGAGAGTTTAATATTAAATTTGCTTTGGGAGAATTGCAGGATTTGAAAAACATTGGGAATATAATGAATTTAATATCAATAAAAATTAAAAAATGA
- a CDS encoding VOC family protein yields the protein MNLHHLGIATDDINRTLKYVNNIYNISNVTDIIYDELQEAYLCMVTLNDNNKIELVSGKQVSIYVKKNIQLYHTCWEVDDINKAIDVHLDCGAILVSEPKKAVLFNDRKVAFLYSELGLIELLERNT from the coding sequence ATGAATCTTCATCACCTAGGAATTGCGACGGATGATATTAATAGAACATTAAAATATGTTAATAATATATATAATATATCAAATGTTACAGATATTATATACGATGAATTACAAGAAGCTTATTTATGTATGGTTACTTTAAATGATAATAATAAAATAGAGTTGGTATCGGGAAAACAAGTTTCTATTTATGTGAAAAAAAACATACAATTATATCATACTTGTTGGGAAGTCGATGATATAAATAAAGCTATTGATGTACATCTTGACTGCGGCGCAATTCTTGTTTCTGAACCTAAAAAAGCAGTATTATTCAACGATAGGAAAGTTGCGTTCCTATATTCTGAGCTTGGGTTAATTGAATTACTTGAAAGAAATACCTAG
- a CDS encoding MBOAT family O-acyltransferase: MLFNSYEFIFAFLPISFFVYFYLNKKRLTIASKAWLVFTSLLFYSWWNIIYLPLILISILFNYTITNTMFEYNESKQKYFSKKTLLQVGLVFNISLLVYFKYMDFFIKNTNVFFDSEIGLLHLALPLAISFFTLQQIAFLIDSYEGLVKERNFLDYTIFVTFFPQLIAGPIVHHKEMMPQFASVKNKVNNYKNIALGLFIFSIGLFKKVVIADTFAIWATTGFDTATTLNLFEAWATSLSYTFQIYFDFSGYTDMAIGAALLFNIKLPQNFNSPYKATGVIDFWQRWHMTLTNFISYYIYTPMLLTFKKTTFAKAMIVTFVAFVIVGIWHGASWMYVLFGALHGAGTIINHSWKKTKIKMNRFLAWFITFNFVNLSLVIFRAKEWDDAVKVSGGMFSLENIVLPNILATKLSFLSNYDIEFGGFVENIQGDYYTPLWLIIGFILVLLFKNSIEKGKEFKPNYKTLILTLIYLLVGLLSLNKVTEFLYFNF; the protein is encoded by the coding sequence ATGTTATTTAATAGTTATGAATTTATTTTTGCTTTCTTACCAATATCTTTTTTTGTATATTTCTATTTAAATAAAAAGAGGTTGACAATTGCTTCAAAAGCTTGGCTTGTATTTACAAGTTTACTTTTCTATAGTTGGTGGAATATCATTTATTTGCCACTTATACTTATCTCTATACTATTTAATTATACCATTACAAATACAATGTTTGAATACAATGAATCTAAGCAAAAGTATTTTTCTAAAAAAACATTATTACAAGTTGGATTAGTATTTAATATTTCATTGTTGGTGTATTTTAAATATATGGATTTCTTTATTAAAAATACTAATGTTTTTTTTGATTCTGAAATAGGACTGTTACATTTAGCTTTACCACTTGCTATAAGTTTTTTCACACTTCAGCAAATAGCATTTTTGATTGATAGCTATGAAGGCCTAGTTAAAGAGAGAAACTTTTTAGACTATACTATATTTGTCACATTCTTTCCTCAACTTATAGCAGGTCCAATCGTACACCATAAAGAGATGATGCCACAATTTGCAAGTGTTAAGAACAAAGTCAACAATTATAAAAATATAGCTTTAGGACTTTTTATATTTTCCATTGGATTATTCAAGAAAGTAGTGATTGCAGATACTTTTGCTATATGGGCTACTACTGGATTTGACACTGCTACAACTTTAAATCTTTTTGAGGCTTGGGCTACATCGTTATCTTATACTTTTCAAATTTATTTTGATTTTAGTGGATATACAGATATGGCAATTGGTGCTGCTTTACTATTTAATATTAAACTGCCACAAAACTTTAATAGTCCATATAAAGCGACAGGTGTAATTGATTTTTGGCAGAGATGGCATATGACACTTACAAATTTTATAAGTTATTATATTTATACTCCCATGCTATTAACCTTTAAAAAAACAACATTTGCAAAAGCTATGATAGTTACATTTGTTGCCTTTGTTATTGTAGGAATTTGGCATGGTGCTTCATGGATGTACGTATTGTTTGGAGCATTACATGGAGCTGGAACAATCATAAATCATTCTTGGAAGAAAACAAAGATAAAGATGAATAGATTTTTAGCGTGGTTTATTACTTTTAATTTTGTCAATCTTAGCTTAGTAATTTTCCGAGCTAAAGAGTGGGATGATGCTGTAAAGGTTTCAGGTGGGATGTTTTCTTTGGAGAATATCGTGTTGCCAAATATATTAGCTACAAAACTTTCATTTTTAAGCAATTATGATATTGAATTTGGTGGTTTCGTAGAAAATATACAAGGAGATTATTATACTCCCCTCTGGTTAATTATTGGATTTATTTTAGTTCTATTATTCAAAAACTCAATTGAAAAAGGGAAAGAGTTTAAACCAAATTATAAAACTTTAATCTTAACTTTAATCTACTTATTAGTTGGTCTTTTATCCTTAAATAAAGTAACAGAATTTTTATATTTTAATTTTTAA
- a CDS encoding IS3 family transposase — MCRVMQVSSSAFYAWENTAIKPFDTLGFNLDCTVKNTFKTHRMTLGSRRMVTELAKQNIVIGRYKARSTMRKLGLVARYPKKYQTTTDSNHNNRIEPNKLNRQFTVEEANHYWTTDITYIATHQGFIYLAIVMDLYSRRIVGWSIADNMRTELCSNALDMAYWQRKPASGLLHHSDRGSQYTSDDYRKLLSTMEMDVSMSGKGECWDNAPTERFFRSLKHEQLNYETFKTKKAAELSILDYLAYYNGKRPHSVNGYLSPIQYENKVAKKVSSFYSPLQGDPNDFVILDTTPKQVCLLQLVLK; from the coding sequence ATGTGTCGCGTCATGCAGGTAAGTTCAAGTGCGTTTTATGCTTGGGAAAATACGGCGATTAAACCTTTTGACACATTAGGTTTTAATCTAGACTGCACCGTGAAGAATACCTTTAAAACGCACAGAATGACCTTAGGTAGTAGGCGTATGGTGACTGAACTGGCAAAGCAAAACATTGTTATAGGTCGTTATAAAGCACGCTCAACCATGCGTAAATTAGGGCTTGTGGCGCGATACCCCAAGAAATATCAAACGACCACTGACAGTAACCACAATAATCGAATTGAACCGAATAAATTAAATAGGCAATTCACTGTTGAAGAAGCTAATCACTATTGGACTACCGATATTACTTATATCGCCACGCATCAAGGGTTTATCTATTTAGCGATCGTCATGGACTTATATTCGCGCCGTATAGTTGGTTGGTCTATTGCAGATAATATGCGTACTGAACTATGTAGTAACGCCCTTGATATGGCCTATTGGCAGAGAAAACCAGCATCGGGATTACTGCATCATTCCGATAGGGGGAGCCAGTATACAAGCGATGATTATAGGAAATTACTTAGCACCATGGAAATGGATGTTAGCATGAGCGGTAAAGGGGAATGCTGGGACAATGCCCCCACAGAGCGATTTTTCCGTAGTTTAAAACATGAGCAATTAAACTATGAAACATTCAAAACGAAGAAAGCAGCAGAACTAAGCATTTTAGATTATCTTGCTTATTACAACGGTAAGCGCCCACATTCAGTTAATGGGTACTTATCTCCTATTCAATATGAGAATAAAGTCGCTAAGAAAGTATCCAGTTTTTATTCACCATTACAGGGAGACCCCAATGATTTTGTGATTTTGGACACAACTCCTAAACAGGTGTGCCTGCTTCAGCTTGTTTTAAAATAG
- a CDS encoding NfeD family protein: protein MNKWPIFWLLFLTFFCFTASAKEVWVIPVQGAIGPATSDYIEREFQLAQQQDISLMILKMDTPGGLDSAMRSIIQNITSSTIPVATWVGPNGARAASAGTYILLASHIAAMANATNLGAATPVAIGISGPESSPSDENSPSSQKDAKNSEQVSAKTTLEKKVINDASAYIKGLAKLHGRNEEWAEKAVREAASIDAQTALAGHVIDFIADNLEQVIEFANGREILLLGNKNKLSLDEVSLIERVPDWRYSFLATITNPNIAYILMLIGIYGLILEFYSPGVGLPGVLGGICLVLAMYAMQMLPINYAGLAFILLGLLLLVAEAFSPSFGALGLGGIVSFILGSIFLMDSDLPEYQIAKPLIMALALLSTTFILLMIALLLKIRRKTVTTGVDRLVGRLAIVKDDFDTGQGWVEIAGEIWHASSADSLLAGQKVRVKQVSGLNLIVCANEKNSLME from the coding sequence ATGAATAAATGGCCTATCTTTTGGTTATTATTTTTAACCTTTTTTTGTTTTACTGCCAGCGCTAAAGAAGTTTGGGTTATTCCCGTTCAGGGGGCTATTGGCCCTGCGACCTCTGATTACATAGAGCGGGAATTTCAATTAGCGCAGCAGCAAGATATCTCTTTAATGATCCTTAAAATGGATACGCCAGGTGGTTTAGACTCCGCCATGCGCAGTATTATTCAAAATATCACCTCCTCTACCATTCCTGTTGCGACTTGGGTTGGTCCTAATGGTGCGCGCGCAGCGAGTGCGGGTACCTATATACTATTAGCCAGCCATATTGCCGCAATGGCAAATGCAACCAATCTTGGCGCAGCCACTCCCGTTGCTATTGGCATTTCCGGACCGGAAAGTTCGCCTAGTGATGAAAACTCACCATCAAGCCAGAAAGACGCTAAAAATAGCGAACAGGTCAGTGCCAAAACGACACTTGAAAAAAAAGTAATCAATGATGCAAGTGCTTATATTAAAGGCTTGGCAAAATTGCATGGGCGTAACGAAGAATGGGCTGAGAAAGCCGTCAGAGAAGCTGCCAGTATCGATGCGCAAACAGCATTAGCGGGGCATGTTATTGATTTTATTGCTGATAATCTTGAACAAGTCATTGAGTTTGCCAATGGCCGGGAAATTTTATTATTGGGTAATAAAAATAAACTTTCATTAGATGAGGTAAGCCTTATCGAGCGCGTGCCTGATTGGCGTTATAGTTTTCTGGCGACTATTACCAATCCTAATATCGCTTATATCTTAATGTTAATTGGTATTTATGGATTAATACTTGAATTCTACAGCCCGGGTGTTGGTTTGCCAGGCGTATTAGGGGGGATCTGTTTAGTGCTGGCAATGTACGCGATGCAGATGTTACCAATAAATTATGCGGGATTAGCTTTTATTTTACTGGGTCTTTTATTGCTTGTTGCTGAAGCCTTCAGTCCAAGTTTTGGTGCTTTAGGCCTTGGGGGGATTGTCTCATTTATATTGGGTTCAATTTTTCTTATGGACAGTGATTTACCTGAATATCAAATTGCTAAACCCCTTATTATGGCTCTTGCTCTGTTATCGACTACTTTTATTTTGTTGATGATTGCTCTGTTATTAAAAATCAGGCGGAAAACAGTCACTACGGGTGTTGATCGTTTGGTTGGTCGATTGGCTATCGTAAAAGATGATTTTGATACAGGCCAAGGGTGGGTTGAAATTGCCGGTGAAATTTGGCACGCATCTAGCGCTGATAGTTTACTAGCAGGGCAGAAAGTGCGCGTTAAACAAGTCTCCGGATTAAATCTGATTGTCTGTGCTAATGAGAAAAACAGCCTCATGGAATAA
- a CDS encoding slipin family protein — protein MMIYSITGGLISILVLALLFSMFKVLREYERGVVYFLGRFQEVKGPGLVILIPVIQQMVRVDLRTIVLDVPTQDLITRDNVSVKVNAVVYFRVVDPQMAINNVESYLEATSQLSQTTLRSVLGQHELDELLAERDRLNKDIQVILDKQTDNWGIKIATVEVKHVDLDDSMIRALAKQAEAERVRRAKVIHATGEFEASEKLQQAAMVLSKAPNAMQLRYMQTLTEIANEKTSTIIFPMPIDLLDNLKALVKEKDTN, from the coding sequence ATGATGATTTATAGTATAACCGGCGGTCTGATTTCTATTTTAGTACTGGCATTACTCTTTAGTATGTTCAAAGTATTACGTGAATATGAGCGTGGTGTGGTTTATTTTCTTGGGCGTTTCCAGGAAGTAAAAGGCCCTGGATTAGTTATTTTAATTCCTGTTATTCAGCAAATGGTAAGAGTTGATCTGCGGACAATTGTTTTAGATGTACCCACTCAAGATTTAATTACACGTGATAACGTTTCGGTTAAAGTTAATGCGGTTGTCTATTTTCGAGTTGTTGATCCGCAGATGGCGATTAACAATGTCGAAAGTTATTTGGAGGCAACCAGTCAATTATCACAAACGACCCTAAGGTCAGTGTTAGGGCAACATGAACTTGATGAGTTACTGGCCGAACGGGACCGTTTGAATAAAGATATACAAGTTATTTTGGATAAACAAACGGACAATTGGGGTATAAAAATAGCAACTGTTGAAGTTAAACATGTGGATCTTGATGACAGTATGATTCGTGCTTTAGCCAAACAAGCAGAGGCCGAGCGTGTCAGACGGGCAAAAGTTATTCATGCAACGGGTGAATTTGAAGCATCTGAAAAATTACAGCAGGCTGCAATGGTTTTAAGTAAAGCGCCTAATGCGATGCAGTTAAGATATATGCAGACGTTAACTGAAATTGCTAATGAGAAAACCTCCACGATTATCTTTCCGATGCCGATTGATTTGTTGGATAATTTAAAAGCGTTAGTTAAAGAAAAAGATACCAATTAG